A region from the Pyrinomonadaceae bacterium genome encodes:
- a CDS encoding class I SAM-dependent methyltransferase — protein sequence MAEYVLTATKTEARAGSFYDRIARLYDFTFKINGYGRSLDQYFDEHPLPVFPGARVLDAGCGTGTLTLAMLRNLQVPVKLTALDLSASSMATAKKYVSKQKHREQKVEFMQGNILSLPFPDESFDLIVTSGVLEYVPLDEGFGELARVITPGGYFLNLPMRPSVATRFLELLFRFKAHPPAELSETTNRHFKVVSHYRFPRFQIIGWSKTAVLGKKI from the coding sequence ATGGCGGAATATGTTCTGACAGCGACCAAAACCGAAGCGCGCGCCGGATCGTTTTACGATCGCATCGCGCGATTGTACGACTTCACCTTCAAAATTAATGGTTACGGCCGCTCGCTCGATCAATATTTCGACGAACACCCGCTGCCGGTATTTCCAGGCGCGCGCGTTCTGGACGCAGGCTGCGGCACCGGGACGCTGACGCTGGCGATGCTCCGGAACCTCCAGGTCCCGGTAAAGCTGACGGCGCTCGACCTTTCGGCTTCTTCGATGGCCACGGCAAAGAAGTACGTGAGCAAGCAAAAGCATCGCGAACAAAAGGTCGAGTTCATGCAAGGCAACATTCTCTCGCTGCCTTTTCCGGACGAATCGTTTGACTTGATTGTGACGAGTGGCGTGCTGGAATATGTGCCGCTCGATGAAGGCTTTGGCGAACTCGCGCGCGTGATCACACCGGGCGGTTATTTTTTGAACCTGCCGATGCGCCCGTCGGTCGCGACCCGCTTCCTCGAACTATTGTTCAGATTCAAAGCACACCCGCCCGCAGAACTTTCTGAGACGACAAATCGACACTTCAAAGTCGTCAGCCACTATCGCTTTCCAAGATTTCAGATTATTGGGTGGAGTAAGACTGCGGTTCTCGGAAAGAAGATCTAA
- a CDS encoding PQQ-dependent sugar dehydrogenase produces MTDGKLKVIFSALLSIAFSFLAASCSSAPPGRGAGEIENSPQSQTSFKVETVVGNLEVPWSIVWAPDGRMIFTERPGRVRVFQNGQLQAQPLFTVSDVESRSEAGLMSVALHPQFASNRWIYLSYAYSGDGLQVRVVRYRETPSGFSERKVIIENIPAAPAHAGCRLRFGPDGKLYITTGDATDRNLAQQLNSVAGKILRLNDDGTIPSDNPFVGRSDARPEIFAYGSRNAQGIDFQPGTNLLFETEHGPSGFDGPGGGDEVNIIERGKNYGWPAIHHRQTRAGMEAPLLEYTPACAPASGMFYRGSQLPQFKGNFFFGCLRGTRMIRVVLDGRRVVSEENLLEGKYGRIRDIAEGPDGFIYFSTSNRDGRGKPASDDDRIMRLVPVK; encoded by the coding sequence ATGACAGATGGAAAATTGAAAGTGATTTTTTCAGCGTTACTATCAATCGCCTTCTCCTTCCTCGCCGCGTCGTGTAGCAGTGCGCCTCCCGGCCGTGGCGCCGGCGAAATTGAGAACTCGCCACAGTCACAAACCAGCTTCAAGGTTGAAACCGTGGTCGGCAATTTGGAAGTGCCCTGGTCGATCGTCTGGGCGCCGGACGGCCGCATGATCTTCACCGAACGACCGGGGCGCGTCCGCGTCTTTCAAAATGGTCAGCTCCAAGCGCAGCCTTTGTTCACGGTTTCTGACGTGGAGTCCAGAAGCGAAGCCGGTTTGATGAGCGTCGCGCTGCATCCACAATTTGCTTCGAACCGATGGATCTATCTCTCGTACGCCTACAGCGGAGACGGACTACAAGTAAGAGTTGTCCGTTATCGCGAAACCCCCAGTGGGTTTTCCGAGCGGAAGGTCATCATCGAGAACATTCCCGCGGCGCCGGCTCATGCCGGCTGCCGTTTGCGCTTCGGGCCTGATGGAAAGCTGTACATCACGACGGGGGATGCCACCGATCGCAATCTGGCGCAGCAGCTGAATTCAGTCGCGGGAAAGATTCTGCGTTTGAATGACGACGGCACGATTCCATCCGACAATCCTTTTGTTGGTCGCAGCGATGCGCGGCCCGAAATCTTCGCCTACGGAAGTCGCAACGCGCAGGGCATTGATTTTCAACCCGGCACGAATCTTTTGTTTGAGACGGAACACGGCCCGAGTGGCTTTGACGGTCCCGGCGGCGGTGATGAAGTAAATATTATCGAGCGGGGCAAGAACTACGGCTGGCCGGCGATTCACCATCGACAGACGCGCGCCGGGATGGAAGCACCTCTGCTCGAGTACACGCCGGCATGTGCGCCCGCCAGCGGCATGTTTTATCGCGGCTCACAGCTGCCACAATTCAAAGGGAATTTTTTCTTTGGCTGCTTGCGGGGCACGAGGATGATTCGCGTCGTGCTCGACGGCCGGCGTGTGGTTAGCGAAGAGAATCTGCTCGAAGGAAAGTATGGCCGCATTCGCGATATCGCCGAAGGACCAGACGGATTCATTTACTTCTCGACTTCTAATCGTGATGGGCGGGGAAAGCCGGCAAGTGATGATGACCGCATCATGCGGCTCGTGCCGGTGAAGTGA
- a CDS encoding CBS domain-containing protein, whose protein sequence is MLIKDVIRDREPYSMNASATVMEAAEFMAGRKIGAVCVMDDEGRLIGVFSERDLLNRVVVLKHDPTTLRLGDVTSPLRAVIRCDETPHQALDIMEQIGSRHLPVVDGEKWVGMLSMRDLLRVELSEQGDEIKLLHEYISM, encoded by the coding sequence ATGCTGATCAAAGATGTCATTCGCGACCGTGAGCCTTATTCCATGAACGCTTCGGCGACAGTCATGGAGGCGGCTGAGTTCATGGCCGGGCGCAAAATCGGTGCGGTCTGCGTGATGGATGACGAAGGCCGTTTAATCGGAGTCTTCTCTGAGCGCGATTTGCTGAACCGCGTGGTTGTGTTAAAGCACGACCCGACCACGCTGAGGCTCGGGGATGTTACAAGTCCGCTGCGCGCCGTGATTCGTTGCGATGAGACGCCGCACCAGGCGCTCGACATCATGGAGCAAATTGGCAGCCGGCACCTTCCCGTCGTGGATGGCGAGAAGTGGGTCGGGATGCTTTCGATGCGTGACTTGCTGCGCGTTGAACTGAGTGAGCAAGGTGACGAAATCAAGCTGCTGCACGAATACATCAGTATGTGA